A region from the Lemur catta isolate mLemCat1 chromosome 7, mLemCat1.pri, whole genome shotgun sequence genome encodes:
- the CD6 gene encoding T-cell differentiation antigen CD6 isoform X2 produces the protein MALDMWLFLVTAGSLTAALTGPPSPAPSGPPNTSSAESGPLEPGEQLGVRLVNGSSRCSGTVEVLLEASWEPACGALWNDLSAEAVCRALGCGGAGAAAQLTPPTPELPWGPAAGNASGAPNATLAGAPAVLCGSAEWQLCDVVEHACSRDGKPAWVACAENHALRLVDGGGPCAGRVEMLESGEWGTLCDDTWDLEDAHVVCRQLGCGWAVQALPGPHFTPGRGPIHRDQVNCSGAETYLWDCPGLPGDHYCGHKEDAGVVCSEHQSWRLTGGADPCQGQVEVYFQGVWSTVCDSEWYSQEADVLCQTLGCGTSVEQPKGGPHTLPGRMYYSCKGKEPTLSDCLWRFNNSNLCSQSLAARVLCSGSRSLHNLSTPEGPASVQPVTVESSVTVKMDDTEFRELMLFISCIVLGILLLASLIAIAFILLKVKGKYALPIMLNHQHPPTTVPAGVNSYQAVPITIPKEEVPKLPIQVGAPAPEDSDSSSDTDYEHYDFSAQPPVALTTFYNSQRHRVTDEEAQQSRFQMPPLEEGLEELHVSHVPAANPGHCITDPPSLNPQCHPRSNSESSTSSGEDYCNHTSNNPPPWNAQVFSSERSSFLEQPPNLELAGSRTTFSGPSADNSSSTSSGEWYQNFQPPPPQPPSVEQFGCPGSPSPQPHSTDNEDYDDIGAA, from the exons ATGGCCCTGGACATGTGGCTCTTCCTTGTGACCGCTGGATCGCTGACGGCAGCCCTCACAG GTCCTCCGTCTCCAGCCCCATCTGGCCCCCCCAACACCAGCAGTGCGGAGAGTGGGCCCTTGGAGCCAG GGGAGCAGCTTGGGGTCCGCCTGGTGAACGGGAGCAGCCGCTGCAGCGGGACGGTGGAGGTCCTGCTCGAAGCGTCCTGGGAGCCCGCGTGCGGGGCGCTCTGGAACGACCTCTCCGCCGAGGCCGTGTGCCGCGCGCTGGGATGCGGCGGCGCGGGCGCGGCTGCCCAGCTCACTCCGCCGACCCCGGAGCTGCCGTGGGGGCCCGCGGCGGGGAACGCCAGCGGGGCCCCGAACGCCACGCTGGCCGGGGCGCCCGCCGTCCTGTGCGGCAGCGCTGAGTGGCAGCTCTGCGACGTGGTGGAGCACGCGTGCAGCCGCGACGGGAAGCCGGCCTGGGTCGCCTGTGCAG AGAACCACGCGCTGCGGCTGGTGGACGGCGGCGGCCCCTGCGCCGGCCGCGTGGAGATGCTGGAGAGCGGCGAGTGGGGCACGCTGTGCGACGACACGTGGGACCTGGAGGACGCCCACGTGGTGTGCCGGCAGCTGGGCTGCGGCTGGGCGGTCCAGGCCCTGCCCGGCCCGCACTTCACGCCCGGCCGGGGGCCCATCCACCGGGACCAGGTGAACTGCTCCGGGGCCGAGACTTACCTGTGGGACTGCCCGGGGCTGCCGGGAGACCACTACTGCGGCCACAAGGAGGACGCGGGTGTCGTGTGCTCAG AGCACCAGTCCTGGCGCCTGACCGGGGGCGCTGACCCCTGCCAGGGGCAGGTGGAGGTATACTTCCAAGGGGTCTGGAGCACCGTGTGTGACAGTGAGTGGTACTCACAGGAGGCCGACGTGCTCTGCCAGACCTTGGGCTGTGGAACCTCGGTGGAACAGCCGAAGGGGGGGCCCCACACCTTGCCGGGCAGGATGTACTACTCGTGCAAGGGAAAGGAGCCCACCCTCTCCGACTGCTTGTGGAGGTTCAACAACTCCAACCTCTGCAGCCAGTCGCTGGCAGCCAGGGTCCTCTGCTCAg GTTCCCGGAGCCTGCACAATCTGTCCACTCCCGAAGGCCCTGCAAGTGTCCAGCCGGTCACTGTAG AATCTTCTGTGACAGTGAAAATGGATGACACGGAATTTCGGGAGCTAATGCTCTTCATCTCCTGCATTGTTCTGGGAATTCTCCTCCTTGCCTCACTCATTGCCATAGCCTTCATCCTCTTgaaagttaaaggaaaatatg CCCTCCCCATTATGCTGAACCACCAGCACCCACCCACCACCGTCCCAGCAGGCGTCAATAGCTATCAAGCAGTCCCCATCACCATCCCCAAAGAAGAAG TTCCCAAGCTGCCCATCCAGGTCGGGGCCCCAGCCCCCGAGGACTCGGACTCCAGCTCAGACACAGACTATGAGCACTATGACTTCAGCGCCCAGCCTCCTGTGGCCCTGACCACCTTCTACA ATTCCCAGCGGCACCGGGTCACAGACGAGGAGGCCCAGCAGAGCAGGTTCCAGATGCCTCCCTTGGAGGAAG GACTTGAAGAGTTGCACGTCTCCCACGTCCCAGCTGCCAACCCTGGGCACTGCATCACAGACCCCCCATCCCTGAACCCTCAATGTCACCCAAGGAGCAACAGCGAGTCCAGCACATCTTCCGGGGAGGATTACTGCAATCACACCAGCAACAATCCGCCTCCATGGAATGCCCAGGTGTTCTCTTCAGAGAGGAGTTCCTTCCTGGAGCAGCCCCCGAACTTGGAGCTAGCCGGCTCCCGGACAACTTTTTCAG GGCCCTCGGCTGACAACAGCTCCAGCACTTCGTCGGGAGAGTGGTACCAGAACTTCCAGCCACCGCCACCCCAGCCCCCTTCAGTGGAGCAGTTTGGGTGTCCAG GGTCCCCCAGTCCCCAGCCTCACTCCACTGATAACGAGGACTACGATGACATCGGAGCAGCCTAG
- the CD6 gene encoding T-cell differentiation antigen CD6 isoform X4, producing MALDMWLFLVTAGSLTAALTGPPSPAPSGPPNTSSAESGPLEPGEQLGVRLVNGSSRCSGTVEVLLEASWEPACGALWNDLSAEAVCRALGCGGAGAAAQLTPPTPELPWGPAAGNASGAPNATLAGAPAVLCGSAEWQLCDVVEHACSRDGKPAWVACAENHALRLVDGGGPCAGRVEMLESGEWGTLCDDTWDLEDAHVVCRQLGCGWAVQALPGPHFTPGRGPIHRDQVNCSGAETYLWDCPGLPGDHYCGHKEDAGVVCSGSRSLHNLSTPEGPASVQPVTVESSVTVKMDDTEFRELMLFISCIVLGILLLASLIAIAFILLKVKGKYALPIMLNHQHPPTTVPAGVNSYQAVPITIPKEEVPKLPIQVGAPAPEDSDSSSDTDYEHYDFSAQPPVALTTFYNSQRHRVTDEEAQQSRFQMPPLEEGLEELHVSHVPAANPGHCITDPPSLNPQCHPRSNSESSTSSGEDYCNHTSNNPPPWNAQVFSSERSSFLEQPPNLELAGSRTTFSAGPSADNSSSTSSGEWYQNFQPPPPQPPSVEQFGCPGSPSPQPHSTDNEDYDDIGAA from the exons ATGGCCCTGGACATGTGGCTCTTCCTTGTGACCGCTGGATCGCTGACGGCAGCCCTCACAG GTCCTCCGTCTCCAGCCCCATCTGGCCCCCCCAACACCAGCAGTGCGGAGAGTGGGCCCTTGGAGCCAG GGGAGCAGCTTGGGGTCCGCCTGGTGAACGGGAGCAGCCGCTGCAGCGGGACGGTGGAGGTCCTGCTCGAAGCGTCCTGGGAGCCCGCGTGCGGGGCGCTCTGGAACGACCTCTCCGCCGAGGCCGTGTGCCGCGCGCTGGGATGCGGCGGCGCGGGCGCGGCTGCCCAGCTCACTCCGCCGACCCCGGAGCTGCCGTGGGGGCCCGCGGCGGGGAACGCCAGCGGGGCCCCGAACGCCACGCTGGCCGGGGCGCCCGCCGTCCTGTGCGGCAGCGCTGAGTGGCAGCTCTGCGACGTGGTGGAGCACGCGTGCAGCCGCGACGGGAAGCCGGCCTGGGTCGCCTGTGCAG AGAACCACGCGCTGCGGCTGGTGGACGGCGGCGGCCCCTGCGCCGGCCGCGTGGAGATGCTGGAGAGCGGCGAGTGGGGCACGCTGTGCGACGACACGTGGGACCTGGAGGACGCCCACGTGGTGTGCCGGCAGCTGGGCTGCGGCTGGGCGGTCCAGGCCCTGCCCGGCCCGCACTTCACGCCCGGCCGGGGGCCCATCCACCGGGACCAGGTGAACTGCTCCGGGGCCGAGACTTACCTGTGGGACTGCCCGGGGCTGCCGGGAGACCACTACTGCGGCCACAAGGAGGACGCGGGTGTCGTGTGCTCAG GTTCCCGGAGCCTGCACAATCTGTCCACTCCCGAAGGCCCTGCAAGTGTCCAGCCGGTCACTGTAG AATCTTCTGTGACAGTGAAAATGGATGACACGGAATTTCGGGAGCTAATGCTCTTCATCTCCTGCATTGTTCTGGGAATTCTCCTCCTTGCCTCACTCATTGCCATAGCCTTCATCCTCTTgaaagttaaaggaaaatatg CCCTCCCCATTATGCTGAACCACCAGCACCCACCCACCACCGTCCCAGCAGGCGTCAATAGCTATCAAGCAGTCCCCATCACCATCCCCAAAGAAGAAG TTCCCAAGCTGCCCATCCAGGTCGGGGCCCCAGCCCCCGAGGACTCGGACTCCAGCTCAGACACAGACTATGAGCACTATGACTTCAGCGCCCAGCCTCCTGTGGCCCTGACCACCTTCTACA ATTCCCAGCGGCACCGGGTCACAGACGAGGAGGCCCAGCAGAGCAGGTTCCAGATGCCTCCCTTGGAGGAAG GACTTGAAGAGTTGCACGTCTCCCACGTCCCAGCTGCCAACCCTGGGCACTGCATCACAGACCCCCCATCCCTGAACCCTCAATGTCACCCAAGGAGCAACAGCGAGTCCAGCACATCTTCCGGGGAGGATTACTGCAATCACACCAGCAACAATCCGCCTCCATGGAATGCCCAGGTGTTCTCTTCAGAGAGGAGTTCCTTCCTGGAGCAGCCCCCGAACTTGGAGCTAGCCGGCTCCCGGACAACTTTTTCAG CAGGGCCCTCGGCTGACAACAGCTCCAGCACTTCGTCGGGAGAGTGGTACCAGAACTTCCAGCCACCGCCACCCCAGCCCCCTTCAGTGGAGCAGTTTGGGTGTCCAG GGTCCCCCAGTCCCCAGCCTCACTCCACTGATAACGAGGACTACGATGACATCGGAGCAGCCTAG
- the CD6 gene encoding T-cell differentiation antigen CD6 isoform X1 → MALDMWLFLVTAGSLTAALTGPPSPAPSGPPNTSSAESGPLEPGEQLGVRLVNGSSRCSGTVEVLLEASWEPACGALWNDLSAEAVCRALGCGGAGAAAQLTPPTPELPWGPAAGNASGAPNATLAGAPAVLCGSAEWQLCDVVEHACSRDGKPAWVACAENHALRLVDGGGPCAGRVEMLESGEWGTLCDDTWDLEDAHVVCRQLGCGWAVQALPGPHFTPGRGPIHRDQVNCSGAETYLWDCPGLPGDHYCGHKEDAGVVCSEHQSWRLTGGADPCQGQVEVYFQGVWSTVCDSEWYSQEADVLCQTLGCGTSVEQPKGGPHTLPGRMYYSCKGKEPTLSDCLWRFNNSNLCSQSLAARVLCSGSRSLHNLSTPEGPASVQPVTVESSVTVKMDDTEFRELMLFISCIVLGILLLASLIAIAFILLKVKGKYALPIMLNHQHPPTTVPAGVNSYQAVPITIPKEEVPKLPIQVGAPAPEDSDSSSDTDYEHYDFSAQPPVALTTFYNSQRHRVTDEEAQQSRFQMPPLEEGLEELHVSHVPAANPGHCITDPPSLNPQCHPRSNSESSTSSGEDYCNHTSNNPPPWNAQVFSSERSSFLEQPPNLELAGSRTTFSAGPSADNSSSTSSGEWYQNFQPPPPQPPSVEQFGCPGSPSPQPHSTDNEDYDDIGAA, encoded by the exons ATGGCCCTGGACATGTGGCTCTTCCTTGTGACCGCTGGATCGCTGACGGCAGCCCTCACAG GTCCTCCGTCTCCAGCCCCATCTGGCCCCCCCAACACCAGCAGTGCGGAGAGTGGGCCCTTGGAGCCAG GGGAGCAGCTTGGGGTCCGCCTGGTGAACGGGAGCAGCCGCTGCAGCGGGACGGTGGAGGTCCTGCTCGAAGCGTCCTGGGAGCCCGCGTGCGGGGCGCTCTGGAACGACCTCTCCGCCGAGGCCGTGTGCCGCGCGCTGGGATGCGGCGGCGCGGGCGCGGCTGCCCAGCTCACTCCGCCGACCCCGGAGCTGCCGTGGGGGCCCGCGGCGGGGAACGCCAGCGGGGCCCCGAACGCCACGCTGGCCGGGGCGCCCGCCGTCCTGTGCGGCAGCGCTGAGTGGCAGCTCTGCGACGTGGTGGAGCACGCGTGCAGCCGCGACGGGAAGCCGGCCTGGGTCGCCTGTGCAG AGAACCACGCGCTGCGGCTGGTGGACGGCGGCGGCCCCTGCGCCGGCCGCGTGGAGATGCTGGAGAGCGGCGAGTGGGGCACGCTGTGCGACGACACGTGGGACCTGGAGGACGCCCACGTGGTGTGCCGGCAGCTGGGCTGCGGCTGGGCGGTCCAGGCCCTGCCCGGCCCGCACTTCACGCCCGGCCGGGGGCCCATCCACCGGGACCAGGTGAACTGCTCCGGGGCCGAGACTTACCTGTGGGACTGCCCGGGGCTGCCGGGAGACCACTACTGCGGCCACAAGGAGGACGCGGGTGTCGTGTGCTCAG AGCACCAGTCCTGGCGCCTGACCGGGGGCGCTGACCCCTGCCAGGGGCAGGTGGAGGTATACTTCCAAGGGGTCTGGAGCACCGTGTGTGACAGTGAGTGGTACTCACAGGAGGCCGACGTGCTCTGCCAGACCTTGGGCTGTGGAACCTCGGTGGAACAGCCGAAGGGGGGGCCCCACACCTTGCCGGGCAGGATGTACTACTCGTGCAAGGGAAAGGAGCCCACCCTCTCCGACTGCTTGTGGAGGTTCAACAACTCCAACCTCTGCAGCCAGTCGCTGGCAGCCAGGGTCCTCTGCTCAg GTTCCCGGAGCCTGCACAATCTGTCCACTCCCGAAGGCCCTGCAAGTGTCCAGCCGGTCACTGTAG AATCTTCTGTGACAGTGAAAATGGATGACACGGAATTTCGGGAGCTAATGCTCTTCATCTCCTGCATTGTTCTGGGAATTCTCCTCCTTGCCTCACTCATTGCCATAGCCTTCATCCTCTTgaaagttaaaggaaaatatg CCCTCCCCATTATGCTGAACCACCAGCACCCACCCACCACCGTCCCAGCAGGCGTCAATAGCTATCAAGCAGTCCCCATCACCATCCCCAAAGAAGAAG TTCCCAAGCTGCCCATCCAGGTCGGGGCCCCAGCCCCCGAGGACTCGGACTCCAGCTCAGACACAGACTATGAGCACTATGACTTCAGCGCCCAGCCTCCTGTGGCCCTGACCACCTTCTACA ATTCCCAGCGGCACCGGGTCACAGACGAGGAGGCCCAGCAGAGCAGGTTCCAGATGCCTCCCTTGGAGGAAG GACTTGAAGAGTTGCACGTCTCCCACGTCCCAGCTGCCAACCCTGGGCACTGCATCACAGACCCCCCATCCCTGAACCCTCAATGTCACCCAAGGAGCAACAGCGAGTCCAGCACATCTTCCGGGGAGGATTACTGCAATCACACCAGCAACAATCCGCCTCCATGGAATGCCCAGGTGTTCTCTTCAGAGAGGAGTTCCTTCCTGGAGCAGCCCCCGAACTTGGAGCTAGCCGGCTCCCGGACAACTTTTTCAG CAGGGCCCTCGGCTGACAACAGCTCCAGCACTTCGTCGGGAGAGTGGTACCAGAACTTCCAGCCACCGCCACCCCAGCCCCCTTCAGTGGAGCAGTTTGGGTGTCCAG GGTCCCCCAGTCCCCAGCCTCACTCCACTGATAACGAGGACTACGATGACATCGGAGCAGCCTAG
- the CD6 gene encoding T-cell differentiation antigen CD6 isoform X3, with amino-acid sequence MALDMWLFLVTAGSLTAALTGPPSPAPSGPPNTSSAESGPLEPGEQLGVRLVNGSSRCSGTVEVLLEASWEPACGALWNDLSAEAVCRALGCGGAGAAAQLTPPTPELPWGPAAGNASGAPNATLAGAPAVLCGSAEWQLCDVVEHACSRDGKPAWVACAENHALRLVDGGGPCAGRVEMLESGEWGTLCDDTWDLEDAHVVCRQLGCGWAVQALPGPHFTPGRGPIHRDQVNCSGAETYLWDCPGLPGDHYCGHKEDAGVVCSEHQSWRLTGGADPCQGQVEVYFQGVWSTVCDSEWYSQEADVLCQTLGCGTSVEQPKGGPHTLPGRMYYSCKGKEPTLSDCLWRFNNSNLCSQSLAARVLCSGSRSLHNLSTPEGPASVQPVTVESSVTVKMDDTEFRELMLFISCIVLGILLLASLIAIAFILLKVKGKYALPIMLNHQHPPTTVPAGVNSYQAVPITIPKEEDSQRHRVTDEEAQQSRFQMPPLEEGLEELHVSHVPAANPGHCITDPPSLNPQCHPRSNSESSTSSGEDYCNHTSNNPPPWNAQVFSSERSSFLEQPPNLELAGSRTTFSAGPSADNSSSTSSGEWYQNFQPPPPQPPSVEQFGCPGSPSPQPHSTDNEDYDDIGAA; translated from the exons ATGGCCCTGGACATGTGGCTCTTCCTTGTGACCGCTGGATCGCTGACGGCAGCCCTCACAG GTCCTCCGTCTCCAGCCCCATCTGGCCCCCCCAACACCAGCAGTGCGGAGAGTGGGCCCTTGGAGCCAG GGGAGCAGCTTGGGGTCCGCCTGGTGAACGGGAGCAGCCGCTGCAGCGGGACGGTGGAGGTCCTGCTCGAAGCGTCCTGGGAGCCCGCGTGCGGGGCGCTCTGGAACGACCTCTCCGCCGAGGCCGTGTGCCGCGCGCTGGGATGCGGCGGCGCGGGCGCGGCTGCCCAGCTCACTCCGCCGACCCCGGAGCTGCCGTGGGGGCCCGCGGCGGGGAACGCCAGCGGGGCCCCGAACGCCACGCTGGCCGGGGCGCCCGCCGTCCTGTGCGGCAGCGCTGAGTGGCAGCTCTGCGACGTGGTGGAGCACGCGTGCAGCCGCGACGGGAAGCCGGCCTGGGTCGCCTGTGCAG AGAACCACGCGCTGCGGCTGGTGGACGGCGGCGGCCCCTGCGCCGGCCGCGTGGAGATGCTGGAGAGCGGCGAGTGGGGCACGCTGTGCGACGACACGTGGGACCTGGAGGACGCCCACGTGGTGTGCCGGCAGCTGGGCTGCGGCTGGGCGGTCCAGGCCCTGCCCGGCCCGCACTTCACGCCCGGCCGGGGGCCCATCCACCGGGACCAGGTGAACTGCTCCGGGGCCGAGACTTACCTGTGGGACTGCCCGGGGCTGCCGGGAGACCACTACTGCGGCCACAAGGAGGACGCGGGTGTCGTGTGCTCAG AGCACCAGTCCTGGCGCCTGACCGGGGGCGCTGACCCCTGCCAGGGGCAGGTGGAGGTATACTTCCAAGGGGTCTGGAGCACCGTGTGTGACAGTGAGTGGTACTCACAGGAGGCCGACGTGCTCTGCCAGACCTTGGGCTGTGGAACCTCGGTGGAACAGCCGAAGGGGGGGCCCCACACCTTGCCGGGCAGGATGTACTACTCGTGCAAGGGAAAGGAGCCCACCCTCTCCGACTGCTTGTGGAGGTTCAACAACTCCAACCTCTGCAGCCAGTCGCTGGCAGCCAGGGTCCTCTGCTCAg GTTCCCGGAGCCTGCACAATCTGTCCACTCCCGAAGGCCCTGCAAGTGTCCAGCCGGTCACTGTAG AATCTTCTGTGACAGTGAAAATGGATGACACGGAATTTCGGGAGCTAATGCTCTTCATCTCCTGCATTGTTCTGGGAATTCTCCTCCTTGCCTCACTCATTGCCATAGCCTTCATCCTCTTgaaagttaaaggaaaatatg CCCTCCCCATTATGCTGAACCACCAGCACCCACCCACCACCGTCCCAGCAGGCGTCAATAGCTATCAAGCAGTCCCCATCACCATCCCCAAAGAAGAAG ATTCCCAGCGGCACCGGGTCACAGACGAGGAGGCCCAGCAGAGCAGGTTCCAGATGCCTCCCTTGGAGGAAG GACTTGAAGAGTTGCACGTCTCCCACGTCCCAGCTGCCAACCCTGGGCACTGCATCACAGACCCCCCATCCCTGAACCCTCAATGTCACCCAAGGAGCAACAGCGAGTCCAGCACATCTTCCGGGGAGGATTACTGCAATCACACCAGCAACAATCCGCCTCCATGGAATGCCCAGGTGTTCTCTTCAGAGAGGAGTTCCTTCCTGGAGCAGCCCCCGAACTTGGAGCTAGCCGGCTCCCGGACAACTTTTTCAG CAGGGCCCTCGGCTGACAACAGCTCCAGCACTTCGTCGGGAGAGTGGTACCAGAACTTCCAGCCACCGCCACCCCAGCCCCCTTCAGTGGAGCAGTTTGGGTGTCCAG GGTCCCCCAGTCCCCAGCCTCACTCCACTGATAACGAGGACTACGATGACATCGGAGCAGCCTAG